The genomic interval GCGCTTGATGCGGCTAAAGCCGCCGATGCAGGCTCGCTAGGAGCAACAGCTTGTGCGGCCACATCATGTGGTTTGCCATGCGTCTCAGGCGCTTCGCCGCCAAACAACACCAGCAGTCCCAGCACCACAAACACCGCCGCGCTGATGCGATGCACCCAAGTAAGCGGCACCAAACGCGTGATGCGCTCGCCAAACCACACCACCGGCGCGTTGGCCAACATCATGCCCAGCGTCGTGCCCGCCACCACCCACAACCACGACTGATATTCCGCTGCCAGCATCACGGTAGCAATTTGTGTTTTGTCGCCCATCTCGGCCAAGAAGAAAGCAATGACCGTGGTACCAAACACACCAAACTTTGGCTGCACATCTGCGTCATCGTCGTCCAATTTGTCAGGCACCAACATCCACGCAGCCATGGCCAAGAACGACACGCCCAAGACCCAGCGCAACACCGTCGGGCCCATCAGGCTGGTGACCCACGCCCCCAAACCGCCAGCCAAGGCGTGATTGGCCAGTGTGGCCACAAAAATACCCCACACGATGGGCCAGGGCTTGCGAAAACGTGCGGCCAGCACGAGTGATAAAAGTTGCGTCTTGTCGCCCATTTCGGCGAGGGCGACGATGCCCGTTGAGATCAAAAAAGCTTCCATGAAGCGATCCTACCGCGCGTCGCTTTTCAAATCTCCGCACCATTTGGTGCATTTTTTGCTTACATCAGGTGCAAACGAAAAAATAGGTGCAAAAACGCACCAAAACAAAACAAACCTTCCAAGGATAAATTTATGGACGCACACAAACAGGGCGCAGATGCTTTGTTCATTCTGCTCGGAGCCATCATGGTGCTTGCCATGCATGCAGGTTTCGCATTTTTAGAACTGGGCACCGTTCGCCGCAAAAACCAAGTCAATGCACTGGTAAAGATTTTGGTGGACTTCTGCGTATCCACCCTTGCCTACTTTGTGGTGGGTTACGGCGTGGCTTATGGCGCAAGCTTCATGATCGGCGCCGAATCGCTGGCCGACAAAAATGGCTACGAGCTGGTGAAGTTCTTTTTCTTGTTGACATTTGCGGCGGCAATTCCCGCCATCATCTCAGGCGGTATTGCGGAACGCGCCAAGTTTTGGCCACAACTGATTGCCACCGCCGTCATCGTCGGCTTCGTGTACCCCTTCTTTGAAGGCATTGCTTGGAACCAGCATTTCGGTTTTCAGGCGTGGCTCAAAGAATTGACCGGTGATGAGTTCCACGACTTTGCGGGCTCTGTGGTGGTTCATGCCGTGGGCGGCTGGATTGCTTTGCCTGCGGTGTTGTTGCTCGGCGCACGCAGCAACCGCTACCGCAAAGACGGTGCGATTTCTGCACATCCACCATCGAGCATTCCGTTCCTCGCCTTGGGCGCATGGATTTTGATCGTGGGCTGGTTTGGCTTCAACGTGATGAGCGCACAAACCCTAGACAAAATTTCTGGCCTCGTGGCGGTCAACTCGTTGATGGCCATGGTGGGCGGCACCTTGGTAGCGCTGATTGCGGGCAAGAACGACCCAGGCTTTGTACACAACGGCCCCTTGGCGGGGTTGGTCGCGGTGTGCGCGGGCTCTGATTTGATGCACCCCATGGGCGCCTTGGTGGTGGGCGCTGTAGCAGGTGGCATTTTTGTGGTGATGTTCACGCTCACCCAAAACAAGTGGCGCATTGACGATGTGTTGGGTGTGTGGCCTTTGCACGGCTTGTGCGGCACATGGGGCGGCATTGCCGCAGGCGTTTTTGGCTCGCAAGCGCTCGGTGGTTTGGGCGGCGTCAATCTCACGGCGCAGTTGGCGGGCACAGCGCTCGGTGTGGTGTGGGCATTGATGGGTGGTTTTGTGGTGTACGGCGTACTGAAGATGACGCTCGGTTTGCGCTTGAGCCAAGAGGAAGAATTCGAAGGCGCCGACTTGACGATTCACAAGATCACAGCGTCTCCAGACAGAGAAGCCAGCTGGTAAGTCGGCACGATTTGTCGTTTTTCGGGTATGAATCCAGTTAAATACAGGTAAACGCTTGGTTATTTAGGTAACTTGTGCTCCATAATGGTCGCAACCTTGTGAATGCTCGTCATTGGCAAGGTTGTATTTGGTGATCGGTCAGTTTCGGTTCGGGACTCCATCGCTTTGTTTTTGTGTTTTAAGGAGTCCCTTTCATGGGCAATAAACTGTACGTCGGCAATTTGCCGTATTCGGTACGCGACAGCGATCTTGAGCAGTCTTTCGGACAGTTCGGTTCTGTGACTAGCGCCAAGGTCATGATGGAGCGCGACACTGGCCGCTCTAAAGGTTTTGGTTTCGTCGAAATGGGCAGCGATGCCGAAGCTTTGGCAGCCGTCGAAGGCATGAACGGCGCCCCTTTGGGTGGTCGTAGCCTCGTGGTGAACGAAGCTCGCCCAATGGAGCCACGTCCTCCCCGCACCGGCGGTTTCGGTGGTGGTGGTGGCGGCTACGGTGGTGGCGGTCGTGAAGGCGGCGGCGGTGGTGGTGGCGGCGGTTTCCGTAGCCCCTACGGCGGCGGCGGTGCTGGCGGCGGTCGTCGTGAAGGCGGCGGCGGCGGTGGTCGTGGCGGTTTCGGTGGTGGCAGCAGCTACTAATCGATCTGCTTCACTGCAAATCAAAAGGCTCCCTTGGGAGCCTTTTTTTATGGGCATTTGAATGCGCTTATTTTTTGTCTTTGGGTGGTTGCAATGTACCGCGCACACGTCCAGTGAGCTGCATCAAACGATCTAAATTGTCGTAGTCCATGCCGTCTGCAGTAAATCGATCACCGGCACCACGGACCAAAACAACGGGCAAGTGCGAACGAACTTGTTCGGTATTGGCAAACAAGTGCAAGAAATCACTTTGCAATTCGCTTCGTGGCGTCACCACCCCTTGGGCGCTGGTGCTGGCTTCACGGATGACAACCGCTTTATCAAACAACTGTGCCTCTGAGCCATCTGCATTGATAAGACCACGCGCAGCCACGGCGGTAGTGATGCGACCCTCTGCGCCCAAGATCCGGATGCGGGGTTGGTCGATTTCTAAGGTGTCGGTATCGGGGTAATGGCGTCCTTCGATGCCCACCATTTCGCTTTTGAGTTTGCCATCTTCGCCAAACACCTTCACTGAAAAATCTCGCATGAAATAGTCAGGGACATGGCGCGGTGCGGCTTCAAGCTCTGGCTCACTCATGGTGGGCGTGTTGCGCACGAGCCAGTAGGTGGTCATGGCCATCACGCCCATGAGTAACAGCGGCAGGTAGACAGCGAGGCGATCCCACACACGGCGGACGCGCAGCACCAACGACACAGGGGCGGCCGTGCTCATGCGAGATAACCTCTTAGCAACTCAGCGTAACAGCCACTGGCCACCAGCAACAAGTCGCAAAACTCGCGCGCAGCGCCGTGCCCGCCTTCGCGTTGCGTCACATAGTGCGCAACTGCTTTCGCTTCGATGTGTGCGTTGCTGGGTGCGCAAGCAAAAGCCGCGCGTGTCATAACAGCCAAGTCTGGCCAGTCATCGCCCATGTGTGCGGCTTGTGACCAATCCAGGCCAAGCTCATTCAAAATTTCTTGCGCAGCGGGCGCTTTATCTTCAGTGCCATAACGCACGTGCGTGATGCCCAAGGCCTTGAGGCGCGCACGCAAAGGCGCACTGTCGCGACCTGTGATGACTGCGGCTGTGATGCCCACTTTTTGCAGCATCTTCAAACCATGGCCATCCAGGGTAGAAAACCGCTTGATCGTTTCACCGCTCTCGGTAAACAGCAAACCGCCGTCGGTGAGCACGCCATCCACGTCAAAAAATGCAATGCGTATGCCTTGTGCGCGCAACAGCAGCGCGGGTTCAAAATTCAGTGCAGGGGTAAAGGTATTCATCAAATGACTTTCGCGCGCATCAGATCGTTGGTGTTGATCGCGCCGCACAGGGTGCCTTGCTCGTCCACCACCAAAACGCTGGTGATGCGGTGCAGCTCCATCAACTCAGCGGCTTCAGCAGCCAATGCCCCTGAACGCACCGTACGTGGGTTGGCGTGCATGACTTGCTGCGCGGTGAGTTGACGCATGTCGGTGCCTGTTTCAATCAAGCGACGCAAGTCCCCATCGGTGAAGATACCCAACACTTTTTTGTTCGCGTCCACGATGGCCGATGCGCCCAAACCTTTGACACTCATTTCGCGCATCAAGTCACTGAAAGTCGCTGTGGGCAACACGCCTGGCACGGCGTCACCGCTGCGCATCACATCGCTCACGTGCGTGAGCAAACGGCGGCCCAAGGCGCCGCCGGGGTGTGAACGGGCAAAGTCTTCGGCCTTGAAACCACGCGCATCCAGCAGCGCAACGGCCAAGGCGTCGCCCATCGCCATTTGTGCAGTGGTGCTGGCGGTGGGCGCCAAGTTGAGTGGACAGGCTTCTTTGAGCACGCCTGTGTTGAGCACGATGTCCGCATGGCTGGCAAGCGTGGACTGCGCGCCACCGGTGAGCGCCACCAGAGGAACGCCTTGACGTTTGAGCACGGGCAGGATGGCAGCGAGTTCATCGCTTTCACCGCTGTTGGAAATGGCAATCACCAAATCCGAATCTTTGACCATGCCGAGATCGCCATGGCTAGCCTCGGCAGGATGCACAAACATTGCGGCAGTGCCCGTGGACGCCAAGGTCGCAGTGATCTTGCGACCCACATGGCCGCTTTTGCCCATGCCCATCACGACCACGCGGCCTGTGACTTTGAGGATTGCACGCACGGCTTGCACGAATGAGGGCGACAAGCCTTCGCGCAAGTGCCGCACTGCGTCTGCCTCGATGGTGAGGGTGTCATGGGCCAGCTGCAAAATGCGCTGGTCGTCCACCTGCGCAGCAGTGCTGGCGACGTGAGCATGGGTTTGGGTCATGCGCACATTTTATCGGTGGGGTGGGCTTATTTGCCGATGCAAAAACTGGAGAAGATCACGCCCAATAAGTCATCCGAGGTGAACTCACCCGTAATGGCGTTGAGTGCGTTTTGGCTCAAGCGCAGTTCTTCGGCCAACAAGTCCAGTGCGGGCACTTGGGCCTGGAGACTGGCATTGGCCAACATGAGGTGTTCATCCACCTCGTGCAGGGCTTGTACGTGGCGCCCACGGGCCATGAACATGCCTTCGGCACCGCCCCCTTGCCAACCCACCAGATGCAGCAGTTGTTGGCGCAGCGCGGGCAGGCCGTCGCCTGTCTTGGCCGACAGGGTGAGGTGCGTGGCTTGGGTTGGCAGCGCTGCCGCCGTGCTTTGGGCATCGGCCTTGTTCCAGAGGTGCAAAACAGGCACATGGGCGTCTAATTTGCCTTGCAATGTTTGTTCGATTTGTAGATCGGCGGCGGCGTAAGCCGCATCGTCTTTGCGCGTCAGATCATGCAAAAAGAGCACCGCATCGGCCTGACCAATTTGTTCCCATGCGCGGGCAATGCCAATGCGCTCGACCTCGTCCACATCGGGATGCTCACGCAACCCGGCGGTGTCCACCACATGCAAAGGTACGCCATCAATTTGAATGGTTTGCTGCACCACGTCGCGCGTGGTGCCCGCAATCGGCGTGACGATGGCGAGCTCTGCGCCTGCCAAGGCATTGAGCAACGAGCTTTTGCCAGCATTGGGCTGACCGGCAATCACCACGCGGATGCCTTCGCGCAACAGCGCGCCTTGTTTGGTTTGCGCCATCACACGCGCAAGGTTGTGTTGCAAGCGGTTGAGCTGCCCTTGTGCGTCGGCCTGCTTCAAAAAGTCGATATCTTCTTCTGGAAAATCCAACGTGGCTTCAACCAACATGCGCAAGTGGATGAGCGCATCACGCAACTGATGAATTTCGTTGGAGAACGCCCCCGCTAACGAACGGCTGGCACCGCGGGCTGCCGCTTCGGTACTGGCATCAATCAAATCGGCCACCGCTTCGGCTTGGGCTAAATCAAGCTTGTGGTTCAAAAACGCACGCTGGGTAAATTCACCGGGCTGCGCCAAACGTAAGCCGCCAAGTAAAGGCACGCCCTGTTGGTTCAACGAAGCCGCGACGCGCAGGCAACGCGCCAAGATGAGTTGCAGCACCACGGGACCACCATGTGCTTGCAGCTCCAACACGTCTTCGCCGGTGTAACTGTTCGGGCCTGGAAAATGCAAGGCCAGCACATGGTCTATGGGCGCGCCGGTTTCATCTGGCAACGGCATGTAGGTGGCCTCACGCGGTTTGAGTCCGCGACCACACAAAGCCTGAATCAAAGCGCCGAGGTTTTTGCCGCTCACGCGCACAATGCCCACGGCGCCTCGACCGGGTGCGGTGGCAATGGCAATGATGGGGGCGTCGTGTTGAGCAAGCATGGCTAGATTGTCCAGAAAAAAACCCGCCAACCGATGAAGGAGGCGGGGTTTTGATAGACCAAGTTTCTACGTTAGAACTTAGGCAGGTTGAATTGCGGTGGCACGCCCATACGAACGTTGATGAGCCATTGCTGTGCAATCGACAACACGTTGTTGGTGATCCAATACAAGACCAAGCCTGCAGGGAAGAAGAAGAACATCACGCTGAAAGCCAGCGGCATGATCCACATCATCTTGGCTTGCATGGGGTCCGGTGGTGCGGGGTTCAATGCAGTTTGCAGCAACGTTGTCAATGTCATGAACAGCGGCAAGATGAAGTAAGGGTCTGGTGCCGACAAGTCGTGAATCCAACCCACCCAAGGTGCGTTGCGAATTTCAACGGTGGACAACAACACCCAGTACAAAGCAATGAACACGGGGATTTGCAACGCAATAGGAACGCAACCGCCCATGGGGTTGACCTTCTCTTCGCGGTAAATCTTCATCATCTCCACTTGCATTTGTTGTGGGTTGTCTTTGAGACGCTCGCGCATTTCCATGATTTTTGGATTGATGGCTTTCATCTTGGCCATGCTTTGGTACGCATGAGCGTTCAACCAGTAGAAGGCCGCTTTGAGCAAAACCACCAAGCTGACAATCGACCAGCCCCAGTTACCCAAGATGTTGTTGAGCTGATGCAGCAACCAGAACAAGGGCTTGGCCAAAATGGTCAACCAACCGTAGTCCTTGACCAACTCCAAGCCTGGGTAGAGCGCTTCAAGTTTTTTCTCTTCTTGTGGGCCTGCATAGAACGTGGCGGCCACGCTCTTGGTTTGACCTGGTTTGATGGCGTCCAAAGGCGCAATCAACGTCACGCGGTAGCAGCAATCGGCCATGGTTGAACCAATGTCGACCGCGTCGATGGAGATGTCACGGTTCATGCCATCAGGCAAGATCCATGCGCTCGCGAAGTAGTGCTGCACCATGGCGATATAGCCGGTGCTGGCTTGTTTTTCAACATCTACTTTTTTCTTTTTGATGTCGGCAAACTCCACCTTTTGGTACTTCTTAGCTTCTGTGTAAATCGCAGGGCCCGTGAAGGTGGAATAAAACGAGGACTCGCCTGCAGGCTTGTTGCCATCGCGGACCAATTGGAAATACAACTGCGGTGCCACGTCTTGAGTGCCCGTGTTCACGATGTCGTGTTTCACAGCCATGTCGTACGCGCCACGCTTGACGGTGTAGGTCTTGACCAACTTCACGCCGCCTTGTGCAGTCGACTCAAACGTGATGGACAACTCGTTCTCACCGTCTTTGAGTTGGCGAGCGCCTGGGCGAACGGTCATCAAGGTCTTGTGTGTGGGCAATGCAACGCCTGGGGTGCTGGCTATCAGACCCGTTTGTGCGGTATAGATGCGGTCTTTGCTGTCGTCCAACAACACAATTTTGTGACCCGGCTTTTGCTCGTCTTCATGCTTGAGCAACTCGGCACGGACCAACGTGCCGCCTTCGGTGTCGAAGCTGAGTTTGAACAAATCGGTTTCAACTTGAACCAACTCTTTGCTGGCAGCGCGTGTTTCAACCACTGGCACAGCCACCGTACCTTGCGGCACAACAGCCGCTGGTACGCCCGCCGCTTGCGGTGCGGCAGCTGAAGCTGCTGCCACTTGCGCTTGTTGCGCAGGTGTTGGGAAAAATGTGGCTTTGTGACCGTTGTGAACTTGCCATTGGTCCCACAGGAGGACCATGGAGAAGCCAAAGATCACCCACAAAATGGTGCGGCGAATGTCATTCATGAAGTTTTCTTTCCGGAGTTGGAAGAGGTCAAAGAGGTAAACAAAGCGGGAGGTACGGGGTCATGTCCACCCACACACCAAGGATGGCAACGCGCTAAGCGACGCAATGTCAGATAGCTGCCACGCGCAGCACCATGAACTTCTAAAGCTTGCAACGAATACACAGAGCATGTCGGTTCAAATCGGCACGATGACCCCAGCCATGGACTGAGGAACAAGCGGTACCCACGCACCAACGCCATTAAAAATGACTGCATCATGGTGTACTCACTCTGCCAAACAATTGTTTGAGCTCTTCACGCACCGTTTGCTTGAGTACATCCGAAGACGCGCTGACAAACTTCTGTGCGTTAAATGTTGCGCGTAACCGAACCACATAGGCGGTGGGCATCAAGCCTTTTTCAAAGTCACGCGAAACAGCATGGATTTGACGTCGAATTAAATTGCGCGTGACAGCGCGCTTGGCCCAACGCTTGGGCGTCAGCGCACCCATCATCAAGACGCCATCGACAAACAGGGTCGGGGCTTCTTCAAACCCAGACCCTGTAGAGGCTTTGGCAGACGGTTGCCACTGGTGCAGCACAAAGTGCGGCGTGCGTGCAACAGAACCTGCCGACATGACGGCCTGAAATTCTGACCACTGTTTCAGACGTACCACGGCGCTTGGGTCGCGGGCCTGTTCAGCAGTCAAAAATTAGACAGCCAGACGCTTGCGACCTTTGGCGCGACGTGCGTTGATCACAGCGCGGCCACCGCGTGTTTTCATGCGGACCAAGAAGCCATGGGTACGGGCGCGACGGGTTTTAGAAGGCTGGTAAGTGCGTTTCATGATTTTTCCAAAAAGCTAAGCCCTGAGAGATCAGGGAAACCAATGATTATCTCAAACTTTTCGCCCCCTTGCAGACTTTTATCCACACTCTTTTTAGCTTTGCTTTTTTAAAAGTCTCGCAGTTTTAGATGACCTGTGGATAATTTTTTGATAAAGTGTCCAGTTGCCTGTCTTTTTAAGGCAGCTATCCACAGAAAAAATATTGCATGAACCAGGGTCTTCCATCTTCTGCCGCCGACGGCCTACCACCAGGTTCTGGTGAGGGTTTGTGGCAGGCCTGCGTCGATCAATTGGCGCAAGAATTGCCCGAACAGCAGTTCAATACTTGGATCAAACCGTTGGTCGCCAACGTCGCTGAAGACTTCAGCAAAGTGGTTATTTTGGTTGGCAACCGCTTCAAATTAGACTGGATTCGCGCCCAATACGCCAATCGAATTGCAGGCTTGTTACAACAAATGCACGGGCAATCTATTCAAGTGGAGTTAGCGATTACTCCCAAAGAAACGCCCGTCAGAATTAAGCCTGTCTCATTTTCCCAAGAGCTTGAGTCTTTACCGGAAAGTTTTGTAGGCCTTGAGGAAGGTATTCCCAGCGGCCCTCGTACACGCCTCAACACAGCCCTAACCTTTGACACCTTGGTTGAAGGTACAGCTAACCGGATGGCACGTGCTGCTGCGATGCATGTAGCCACCATGCCAGGGCAGCTGTACAACCCTTTGTTCATCTATGGTGGTGTGGGTTTGGGCAAGACCCATTTGATGCATGCGGTTGGCAACAAGCTGTTGTCCGAACGTCCCGAAGCCAAAGTTCTCTACATCCATGCGGAACAGTTTGTTTCCGATGTGGTTAAAGCCTATCAACGTAAAACTTTTGACGAATTCAAAGAGCGTTATCACTCGCTAGATCTACTTTTGATCGACGATGTTCAGTTTTTTGCCAACAAAGAACGCACCCAAGAAGAGTTTTTCAACGCGTTTGAAGCTTTGTTGGCTAAAAAATCGCACATCATCATGACGAGTGATACCTATCCAAAAGGGTTGACTGACATTCATGAACGTTTGGTGTCGCGTTTTGATGCGGGTTTGACAGTGGCGATTGAGCCTCCTGAACTCGAAATGCGTGTGGCCATCTTGATCAGTAAATCACGCGCTGAAGGCTCTGAAATGCCTGAAGAAGTGGCCTTCTTTGTTGCAAAGAACGTGCGTTCTAACGTACGTGAACTCGAAGGCGCCTTGCGTAAAATTTTGGCTTATTCGCGTTTCAATCAAAAAGAAATATCAATTCAACTGGCACGCGATGCATTGCGTGATTTGCTTTCTATTCAGAACCGCCAAATTTCCGTAGAGAACATCCAAAAAACGGTTGCCGACTATTACAAGATCAAAGTGGCGGACATGTACTCTAAGAAGCGCCCTGCCTCGATTGCACGTCCACGTCAGATTGCCATGTATTTGGCCAAAGAACTCACGCAAAAGAGCCTTCCTGAAATTGGTGAGCTGTTTGGCGGACGAGACCACACCACCGTGCTACATGCAGTTCGCAAAATCACGGCAGAGCGTCAACAAATGGCTGACCTGAACCAACAACTGCACGTTTTAGAACAAACACTCAAGGGCTAAACAGCAAAAGAACAACCTTGTGGATGGTTTCTGGATAACACCAGAGTTATCCACAGAAAAGTAGGAAAAATAAAGTTATCCAGTTTTGAACGACAGCAGAAAAGCAAGCTTGCCAACACCTTATGGGTCAACCCAAGTGCTTGAAAAAAAAGAGGAAAATGCTGTTGTCCACAGAAAGATGCTTTGCTTATCTACTACTACTAATTTAAATAAAGAAAACAAGAGGAAGAGATGATCGTACTGAAAGCAACACAAGACAAGGTTTTGTCAGTTCTGCAATCTGTTGCAGGCATCGTTGAACGTCGCCACACATTGCCAATCTTGGCCAATGTGTTGATTCGCAAAACAGGCAGTGCATTGCAACTCACCACCAGCGATTTAGAAATTCAAATTCGCACCACAGCTGAGCTGGATGGTGATGCAGGTAACTTCACCACGACAGTGGGCGCTCGCAAGTTGATCGACATCTTGCGCACCATGCCTTCAGATCAAACCGTGAGTTTGGAATCCAATCAAAACAAATTGATTTTGAAAGGTGGCAAGAGTCGTTTTACTTTACAAAGCTTGCCTGCTGAAGATTTCCCATTGGTACAAGAAGCTGCCAACTTTGGCCCTTCGTTCAGCGTGCCACAAAAGACACTCAAAGAGTTGTTGCACCAAGTGTCATTCGCCATGGCCGTGCATGACATCCGTTACTACCTCAACGGTATTTTGTTTGTGGCAGAAGGCAAGCAGTTGAGCTTGGTGGCCACGGATGGTCACCGTTTGGCTTTTTCTTCGGCCACGTTGGATGTAGAAGTGCCACGCCAAGAAGTCATCTTGCCGCGCAAAACAGTGCTGGAAATGCAGCGTTTGTTGAGTGACAAAGAAGGCGCGATTGAAATGCAATTTGCAGGCAACCAAGCCAAGTTCACTTTTGAGGGCATGGAGTTTGTGACCAAGTTGGTCGAAGGCAAGTTCCCTGACTACAACCGCGTGATTCCAAAGAACCACAAGAACACCATCACCATGGGTCGTACGGCTTTGTTGGCCACCTTACAACGTACCGCGATTTTGACCAGCGAGAAGTTCAAAGGTGTTCGTCTGAACCTCGAGCCAGGTGTGTTGCGCGTGGCGTCAAGCAACGCTGAGCAAGAAGAAGCTGTAGATGAACTTGAAATTGATTACAGCGGCGATGCCATTGAAATTGGTTTCAACGTGACCTACTTGATCGACGCTTTGACCAATATGGATCAAGATATGGTTCAGGTTGATTTGGCAGATTCCAACAGTTCTGCACTGATCACTATTCCAGATAACGCCACCTTCAAATACGTGGTGATGCCAATGCGTATCTAACGCGCTGTTGTTTCCCTTTTTACTGATTGAAATCGTGAGGCGCTTGTGCCTCACGCACGAAGACTTGCTATGACCGAATCCACTCAAACCCCTGAAAATCCAGTAACACCCCCAGCCGGTGAAGGCTATGGTGAAGGCTCTATCCAAATTTTGGAAGGCCTTGAGGCG from Limnohabitans curvus carries:
- the dnaN gene encoding DNA polymerase III subunit beta — protein: MIVLKATQDKVLSVLQSVAGIVERRHTLPILANVLIRKTGSALQLTTSDLEIQIRTTAELDGDAGNFTTTVGARKLIDILRTMPSDQTVSLESNQNKLILKGGKSRFTLQSLPAEDFPLVQEAANFGPSFSVPQKTLKELLHQVSFAMAVHDIRYYLNGILFVAEGKQLSLVATDGHRLAFSSATLDVEVPRQEVILPRKTVLEMQRLLSDKEGAIEMQFAGNQAKFTFEGMEFVTKLVEGKFPDYNRVIPKNHKNTITMGRTALLATLQRTAILTSEKFKGVRLNLEPGVLRVASSNAEQEEAVDELEIDYSGDAIEIGFNVTYLIDALTNMDQDMVQVDLADSNSSALITIPDNATFKYVVMPMRI